Genomic segment of Iocasia fonsfrigidae:
GTAAGGCTTATTCTGGCCAGGGAAGAGGGGGAACAGGATAGGTATCAGACAGCTGCCAGTTATTTGAATAAATGGGTTAAGGAAGATGCCCTGGTACAGGATAAGGAACCTGGATTTTATGCCTACTGGCAGGAATACAAAGTTGAGGGTAAGAAATATATCAGAAAGGGTTTTGTAGGTCTAGGTAAACTGGAAGGAGAAGAGGGTGTCAAGGCCCATGAAAATACCCTTGAAGGACCAAAAGCAGATAGGTTAAATCTTATAAGGGCTACAGAGGCAAATTTTGGGCATATTTTTATGCTCTATTCAGATCCTAAAAAAATAATCCTGGAACTGCTGGATAAGGGGGTAGCAGAACGTTCTCCTGCTATCAAAGTTAATGATGAAGATGGTAATACACACCTACTCTGGAAGATAACTGACCAGGTAATAATTAAAAACATTCAAGAAGCTATGATGGATAAGACCCTATATATTGCTGATGGTCACCATCGCTATCAAACTGCTGTTAATTATCGAAATGAATGCTATGCTAAAGGATGGCAGTCTACAGATAATGAGGGGTTTAATCATAGATTAATGACTTTTATAAACATAGATGACCCGGGATTAAACATACTGGCAACACATAGAATGCTCTATGGTCTTAGCAATTTTAAAATTGAGGATTTTATAGAAAAAGCCCGTAAAGATTTTATTATTCAGGAGTATGATCATAAGGATGATTTATTTGCAGTCCTGGATGATAATGAAGAACATATTTTTGGCTTTAAAGCCAGGAAAGATCAAAGATATTATAGTTTAAGACTTGAAGATAATACAATTATGGAGAGATTTCTTGCAGGACGTTCAGCATACTGGAAGAATCTTGATGTTGTTATTCTTCATAAGATAATTCTGGAACAATATTTGGGTATTGATGAACAGGCCCTTGCTGCTAAAAGTAATATAGATTATGTGCGTTATCGTGAAACTGCTTTAAATAAGTTAGCAGAAGGAAATTATCAGGCTGCTTTTATTTTAAATCCAACAAAAGTAGCTGAAGTGAAAAATATTGCAGATGAAAATGAAAGAATGCCGCAAAAATCAACGGATTTTTATCCAAAATTGCTGACTGGATTGGTAATAAACCGCTTGAATATCAAGAAGGATTAATAATCATTCTGGATAATAAATAATTTTTTAAGTAAAATAATAAAGTAAAAAAGTATTAAAAACACCCCTTCCAGGCAGACGGGGTGTTTTTCTCAAAATAAATTACAATTTTTTGAAATGGGTCTTAATGCCTAAGCTATATATATATATCTTGCCTTATAAAATTAGAAAAGATATAATTATTAAAGGGTGATACTTATGCAAAAGAGACAGCTACATATTAAATATGGAAACAAAGCTAAGGAGATGGTTTATGACCTGCTGGATAAACTGAATATAGCAAGTGATATTGACAAAAGAAATAGCCTGATTGGAATCAAACCTAATCTTGTACTGCCAAGCCCTTCAAATAAAGGGGCAACAACTTCTCCAGATTTAGTAGAGGGTATTATCAGGTATTTGCAGGATAATGGATATAATAATATAGTAATTCTGGAAGGTGCCTGGGTAGGTGCCAGTACTGAAAAAGCCTTTGAAGTCTGTGGTTATAATGAACTTTCCAGAAAATATAAGATACCTTTAATAGATTTAAAAAAAGACAAATATAAAGAAATCGATGTTGAAGGCCTATCACTAAAGGTATGTCAAAAGGCCTTAGAAATTGATTATTTAATCAACCTGCCGGTTCTCAAAGCCCACTGTCAAACACACCTGACCTGTGCCCTGAAAAATTTGAAAGGGTGTATACCGGATCCAGAAAAAAGGAGATTTCACCGTCTAGGTTTACATCAACCTATTGCGTTTTTAAATAAAGTCCTGGAGAGCAAGCTGGTAATAGTTGATGGAATAATTGGTGATCTTACATTTGAAGAAGGTGGTAACCCTGTCCAGATGGATAGGATTATTATTGGACAGGACCCTGTTTTAATTGATACATATTGTGCAGCATTGATTGGTTATAGTAAAAATGATATATCATATATTGATATTGCAAATGAAATTGGTATTGGCAGTTCTAATCTAGAAGAAGCAGAGATTATTGAACATAATCCAGGATACAAATCAGATAAAGATTTTTATCATTCCACTCTGGTAAAAAAACTTGCCAGAAAAGTAACAGAGGATAAGTCCTGTTCTGCCTGTTACGGCAGTTTAATTCATGCCTTAAAACGCTTAGAAGAAAAAGGCATAAAACCAAAAGAAAAAATATTTATCGGCCAGGGATTTAAAGGACTTTCAGAGTCAGGTATTGGTATTGGTAATTGTACATCAGGTTTTAGTAAGAATATTAAGGGTTGTCCACCTAGTGCAAAAGCAATTATCGATTATATTATCAGTCAACAATAACAGGCTATGTAATGTAATACTTTTATTTTGCAATCTGGTATATATTACTATATAATAATAAAATAATGTCCATTAAAATTACAAGGAGGGACATTAATGGACAGAAATCAGGAAATGAAGATAGGCTTAGCCCTGGGTGCAGGGGCTGTCCGCGGTTTAGCACATCTGGCTGTTCTTGATGTATTAAAAAGAGAAGGTATTCGCATAGACTGTATTGCTGGTTGTAGTATAGGTAGTTTGATTGGTGGTGTTTATGCTGCTGGTTTACCAGTTAAATACATCAAAGAGCTTGCCCGTGAGATTGATTGGGACCATATTACCGATATAACCTTCCCCCGCCATGGTCTTGTTAAAGGGGATAAATTTTTGTCCTTTCTGGAGCTAATAACCCAGGGTAAGAATATTGAGGACTTAAATATTCCTTTTGCTGCTATTGCCTGTGATATTGAACAGGGAGAACACATAGTTATAAAAGAGGGGTCACTGGCAAAGGCTATCAGAGCAAGTACATCTATTCCAGGTATATATGTGCCCTTTAAACATAAGGGGCGTTTACTGGTAGATGGTGGTGTTTTAGACACCATCCCAGTTTCAACTGTGCGTGATATGGGTGCAGATATTGTGATTGCTGTTGATGTTGGAGTAAAAAAAGTCAATGATAGTGTAAAGAATATTTTTGACATCTTATTTAATACATTTGATATTATGCAGCATGAACTGGAAAAACATAAAACACTTGCTGCCGATATAATTATTAGACCAGATTTAGCTGATTGTTCAGGTTTTGACCTGGATCAGGTAGATAAATGCCTATCGGTTGGTTATAGTGCTGTTGAA
This window contains:
- a CDS encoding DUF1015 domain-containing protein, with the protein product MARVYPFKGYCYNEEKVGDLNKIVTQPYDKIDQNKQDYYYQESDYNIVRLILAREEGEQDRYQTAASYLNKWVKEDALVQDKEPGFYAYWQEYKVEGKKYIRKGFVGLGKLEGEEGVKAHENTLEGPKADRLNLIRATEANFGHIFMLYSDPKKIILELLDKGVAERSPAIKVNDEDGNTHLLWKITDQVIIKNIQEAMMDKTLYIADGHHRYQTAVNYRNECYAKGWQSTDNEGFNHRLMTFINIDDPGLNILATHRMLYGLSNFKIEDFIEKARKDFIIQEYDHKDDLFAVLDDNEEHIFGFKARKDQRYYSLRLEDNTIMERFLAGRSAYWKNLDVVILHKIILEQYLGIDEQALAAKSNIDYVRYRETALNKLAEGNYQAAFILNPTKVAEVKNIADENERMPQKSTDFYPKLLTGLVINRLNIKKD
- a CDS encoding DUF362 domain-containing protein encodes the protein MQKRQLHIKYGNKAKEMVYDLLDKLNIASDIDKRNSLIGIKPNLVLPSPSNKGATTSPDLVEGIIRYLQDNGYNNIVILEGAWVGASTEKAFEVCGYNELSRKYKIPLIDLKKDKYKEIDVEGLSLKVCQKALEIDYLINLPVLKAHCQTHLTCALKNLKGCIPDPEKRRFHRLGLHQPIAFLNKVLESKLVIVDGIIGDLTFEEGGNPVQMDRIIIGQDPVLIDTYCAALIGYSKNDISYIDIANEIGIGSSNLEEAEIIEHNPGYKSDKDFYHSTLVKKLARKVTEDKSCSACYGSLIHALKRLEEKGIKPKEKIFIGQGFKGLSESGIGIGNCTSGFSKNIKGCPPSAKAIIDYIISQQ
- a CDS encoding patatin-like phospholipase family protein, with the protein product MDRNQEMKIGLALGAGAVRGLAHLAVLDVLKREGIRIDCIAGCSIGSLIGGVYAAGLPVKYIKELAREIDWDHITDITFPRHGLVKGDKFLSFLELITQGKNIEDLNIPFAAIACDIEQGEHIVIKEGSLAKAIRASTSIPGIYVPFKHKGRLLVDGGVLDTIPVSTVRDMGADIVIAVDVGVKKVNDSVKNIFDILFNTFDIMQHELEKHKTLAADIIIRPDLADCSGFDLDQVDKCLSVGYSAVEDILPDLIKLIKERI